AGGTAAATTCCGAATTTTTTCATTGCAAAGATTCTCTTGCGCCTCGAAGGCTCAAAGACTCAAAGAATTCTTTAGCTTCATAGATAGCCAAATTCTTTCTTCCTATTATTGTGGTCTTGGAGCAAAAATACTTTGACAATACCATTACTGACAAAACAATTAGAAAAAAATTTAATGGTATTGTTGTTAAATGGTATTACACAAATTTTTTTCTTCGTGTCTGGTGGTTTTAAAATTTGAACTTCAAGTCTTGGAATATTAGCGGCAATTTTTATTTACAAAAAGAAAAACCACGGCTCGAAAGTCGTGGTCTCCTGAAAATAGTTCACTCTATTTAATCAATTTTGCTAATCTTCGAAAGCGAATTTTTTTGTAGAATTTGTACAGCGGCACATGGCTGTCCCAGGAGAAATAGATAATCAGCGCTTCGCCCAAAATATTATCCCGCGGAATGAATCCCCACGATCGGCTGTCCGCACTGTTGTCGCGATTGTCGCCCATGCCGAAAAGATAGCCTGGCGGCACTTTCACCGGACCGAAATTGTCGTTCTCCATATTCACTCGGGCGTAACGCCGAATGGTGTAAACTTTTCCGTTTTCTCGCGTGACTTTGTAATATTTGATGTATTCACCTTCGACCGGATCATATTTTTGTTCGATAAATTGGTATTTCCCTTCAGGCTTGCCATCCACATACACCAATCCTTTCCGCACTTCAATGGTTTGGCCTCCGACAGCCATGCAGCGCTTGATATAATCCAATTTTTCATCCAACGGATATTTGAAAACGATAATATCGCCGGGTTTCGGCTCTTTGACTGCCGGCAGACGGAAATGGGGGATTTTTGCATCGATCAGCGGAATTCTGTCCGGCGTGCGGACGCCGTAGATAAATTTGTTCACTAACAAAAAATCACCGACGAGCAGGGTGTCTTTCATCGAGCCGGTGGGGATGCGAAATGCCTGAATGACAAAAATTCGCAGAATGAATGCAGCAATCAGAGCCACAATAATTGCTTCGGCGTATTCGCGTACAATGCCTTTATTACGCGCGGGTTTTCTGGCCATTCTCTTCCTCTGGTTTCACACGAAATTTGTATTTGCTTAATTTAATTGATTTATACTCGATAATAAATTTTTTGTTCACAGAAAATTAAAATTGCCACTCCAGCCGTTCCAATTTCCTCGCGCTGAAATTAATGAAAGCTGCTGTAACGAGAGCCGAAAGCATAAATTCAATCACGCCGCCAAAGATAATCATCGCCCAGACTGAAATTTGCAGCCAATTGCCCAGCAGATAGATCAAAACGCCAATTCCGCCGAGAACCGCCACGACCAATAACGCGACAAGCAGCATCAGAAAACTGCCCGTTTGCGTAATCATTCGTTTGGGATTGTCCCAGTCGAAACGGCCGAATTGCGCACCGATGAAAAGCCCGGTAGCGGAAAAGCTCATGGACAATATCACAGCGCTTAAAAGGGCAATAGTCATGATGTAAGGCGGATGCTTTAGATAAACCCCCACTGCGACAACGGCGATTAAAATAGAGATCGTGTTGGTCAAAAATGATAATAGGAATTTACCCAGCAAAGGATATCGCTGATGATCGGGAATGAGTTTGGTGATCCAAAAGGATTTTTCTTCGACAGGAATTAATCGGGAACTCATGGACACAGAGACCAGCGCGCCGAAAAAGGCAATTTTCAAATAAGGGGCTAAAATATTTTCCAAACCGGTGGCATTGGATTTTTGCAGTAAGGGTAAAAAAATCAGCATAGCGGTCAAAAGAAGTTGATTAGCCACTTGCCGGGAATCTCTGAAGAACATTTTCCAGTCGCGGCGAAAGACGGCGAAAATTGTGGAAGATAGTTTTCCGTGATGATTTTCGGCGTAAGTAAATTTAGAATGTTTTTGATGTGTCTTTTTTCGTCTCATCGTTGCTGTATCGGGGGAAGTCAAGATGCCGCTGTTGAATGCGCTGTAGCTTAATTTGATGATAAGCTGATAAATGATATAAAAAACCAGTGCCAGAGGTACGAAATTAGTCAAGATTAGCAGAAAATCGCCATTGGCGAAACCCGAAAGAGCTTTCGCTGCCCATGTCGAAGGTAAAATGTAGAAAAGCGGATGATGAGAAATATGCGCCAAGGCCTCGATGGTTTGCGGATTAAAATTTTTGGAGCCGGGCTGCAAAGTGTCAGAGCGAAAGATTTGCAGCGAAGCCCAGATGGCGAAAGAGATGATTGCCAGTAAAATAGCCATCATTTCCCGGGCGCGACGCGGCGGAACCAATCTCACAATCAATAACGCACTCAAAAAAGCAATGGAAACCGGCAGCGCGAGAAAAAGAAGCGCGGTAAGGAGCATGAAAGGGTAGTAGTACCAACCGGCGTGTACAGCCACGCCGTACATAATAAATGCCGGTAATCCGGCGAACAGAAAAAAACCGGAATTGGCAACCATGGCTTCGATTAATTTGTAATTGAAAATTGAGCGCAAGGAAATGGGACTGGACAGAAGCAGCGGCAAATCAGTGGAAACGAACAAGTAGTGGATTGCCATGGTGGCGCCGCTGACGAGCATGAAAATAAAGAATCCTAAAAACGCCAGTCCCAAAACTGTATCTTGCAACAGCTTCGCTAACTGACCGTTGGCGGCGAGCGTAGTGAAAATCTCGCCGAACAAGACAAAAACTGAAATAATCAAAGTGATGAATGCCAGAGCAGTGAAAATAATCTGGGCGCGGCGCGAGGATTTGGCTTTTAAAAAACTATTGAGCAAAGAGCGAATGCGTATTTTCAACAGCAAAAACAGATGTTTCGTCCCCATCTCATTTATCCTCCAGATATCTCAGCACTTCGTCATATTCGCTGCCTCCGGTGAGATCGAGAAAAATATCTTCGAGGGATTTGTCATGTTTCTTTGATTTCAGCCGCAGTTCGTCCATGGTGCCCATGGCGGCGATTTTGCCATTGTTGATAATGGCGACGCGATCGCACATGGATTCCGCGATTTCCAGGATGTGCGTGGACATAAAAACTGTGGTGCTTTTTTGCACTAATCCGCGCAGTAAATCTTTCAAATTTCTTGCGCTTTTCGGATCAAGCCCCATCGTGGGTTCGTCCAAAAACAGCACTTTCGGATCGTGAATGAGCGCCGCTGCTAAGATCGTCTTTTGTTTCATGCCATGGGAGAAATTCTGAATCAGGTCATCGA
The sequence above is a segment of the Calditrichota bacterium genome. Coding sequences within it:
- the lepB gene encoding signal peptidase I — translated: MARKPARNKGIVREYAEAIIVALIAAFILRIFVIQAFRIPTGSMKDTLLVGDFLLVNKFIYGVRTPDRIPLIDAKIPHFRLPAVKEPKPGDIIVFKYPLDEKLDYIKRCMAVGGQTIEVRKGLVYVDGKPEGKYQFIEQKYDPVEGEYIKYYKVTRENGKVYTIRRYARVNMENDNFGPVKVPPGYLFGMGDNRDNSADSRSWGFIPRDNILGEALIIYFSWDSHVPLYKFYKKIRFRRLAKLIK
- a CDS encoding ABC transporter ATP-binding protein — protein: MKVIEAIDLSKKYDGLLAVDHINLQVHNELFVFLGPNGAGKTTTIKMMTGLLRPSSGTVKIEGYDLLEQPEEAKRLFGLVPDTPVLYEKLTLKEFLEFIGSVYDVDSENFKRRYNQLVELFDLNDRVDDLIQNFSHGMKQKTILAAALIHDPKVLFLDEPTMGLDPKSARNLKDLLRGLVQKSTTVFMSTHILEIAESMCDRVAIINNGKIAAMGTMDELRLKSKKHDKSLEDIFLDLTGGSEYDEVLRYLEDK